The DNA window TCGATGCCCTGCGCGCGGAGATCCGGAAACACTATCTGGCCGACGAGGCCGCGCTCCTGAAGCGCCTCGTCGAGCTTGCGGACTTGTCGCCGGCGCGCCGCGAGGCGATCTCGGCCAAGGCCGCGGAACTGGTACGCGGGGTGCGGGCAGGCTCGACCCGGCATCTCATGGAATCCTTCCTCGCCGAATACGGGCTTTCGACGAGCGAGGGCGTGGCGCTGATGTGCCTGGCGGAAGCGCTGCTGCGCGTGCCCGACGCCGAGACCATGGACGATCTGATCGCCGACAAGATCGCGCCGCACGACTGGTCGGCCCATTCGGGAGAATCCGCCTCGATTTTCGTCAACGCATCCACCTGGGCGCTGATGCTGACCGGCCGCGTGCTGGACGAGGAGGGCAGCGGCATCGAGGCCACCCTGCGCAGCATGGTGCGCCGCCTGGGCGAGCCGGTCATCCGAACCGCGGTCGCCGCCGCCATGCGCGAGATGGGCGAACAGTTCGTGCTCGGACGCACCATCGGGGAAGCGCTCAAGCGCGGCCGGAGCCTGACCGCCAAGGGATACACCTATTCCTACGACATGTTGGGGGAGGCGGCACGAACCGATGCCGACGCGTTACGCTATTTCCAAGCCTACCGCGATGCGATCGCCTCGCTCAAGGGCGAGGCGAAGAGCGGCGACATCCGCGCCAATCCCGGCATTTCGGTAAAGCTCTCGGCGATCCATGCGCGCTACGAGGCGACGCAACGGGAAACCATGCTGCCGGTGATGACGGAACGCCTGCTCCTGCTTGCGCAGGACGCCGAGGCTGCCCGCATGGGCCTCAATATCGACGCGGAGGAGGCGGACCGCCTCGACATTTCGCTCGACGTGATCGAACACGTGCTGGCGGATCCATCGCTTGAAGGCTGGGACGGGTTCGGTGTCGTCGTCCAGGCTTACGGGCGGCGCGCGCCCTTCATCATCGACTGGCTGCACGCACTGGCGGAGAGGCTTAACCGCAGGATCATGGTGCGGCTCGTCAAGGGCGCCTACTGGGATACGGAAATCAAGCGCGCCCAGGTGATGGGGCTTGCCGGCTACCCCGTCTTCACGCGCAAGGCGAACACGGATGTCTCCTATATCGCCTGCGCGCGCAAGCTGCTCTCGCTCACCGACCGCATCTATCCGCAATTCGCCACGCATAACGCGCATACGGCCGCGGCCATCCTCGCCATGGCGCAGGACAAGCAGTCCTTCGAGTTTCAGCGCCTGCACGGCATGGGTGATTCGCTCCACGAGATCATCCGCCGCCGCGAGGGCACGCGCTGCCGCATCTATGCACCCGTGGGTGCGCATGAGGACCTGCTCGCCTATCTGGTGCGCCGACTCCTTGAGAACGGCGCCAACTCCTCCTTCGTGCACCAGATCGTCGACGAGGAGGTGAGCGCGGAGGAGATCGCCCGCGATCCCTTCGGCATGGTGGAGACCCAAGGTTCCGCCGCCAATCCGGCCATCCCCGCGCCGCAGCTCGTTTTCGGCCCGCAGAGGCTGAACTCGAAGGGCTGGGACATCACCGACCCGACGACACTCGGCGAGATCGGGGCCGCGCGGCGGCCGTTCCAGTCGCCGCATCGCTGGGAGGCGCGTCCGGTCACACGCGCCGCAGGCGAGGGCGCAACGCGCACGATCGTAAACCCTGCCCGCACCAGCGAGATCGTCGGCGCGGTGACCGACGCCTCACCGGAGCAGGCGAGCGAAGCCGTGGGGCTCGCGCTCGCCGCTCAGCCCACCTGGGCGGCAAGGCCGGTGGCGGAGCGCGCTGACATCCTGCGGCGCATCGCCGATCTCTACGAGGACCATGCCGGCGAGTTCTTCGCGCTTTGCACGCGCGAGGCCGGCAAGACGCTGGCCGACGGCATCGCGGAGGTGCGGGAGGCCGTCGACTTCCTGCGCTACTATGCCAACGAGGCCGTGCGCGCGGAGGAGGGGACGGAGGCGCGCGGCGTGATCGCTTGCATCTCGCCGTGGAACTTCCCGCTCGCCATCTTCACGGGGCAGATCGCGGCGGCGCTCACCACCGGCAATGCCGTGGTGGCGAAGCCTGCCGAGCAGACCTGCCTCATCGCCGCGCGTGCGGTGGCGCTCATGCACGAGGCGGGCGTTCCCGAAGATGT is part of the Chelativorans sp. AA-79 genome and encodes:
- the putA gene encoding bifunctional proline dehydrogenase/L-glutamate gamma-semialdehyde dehydrogenase PutA yields the protein MPALDALRAEIRKHYLADEAALLKRLVELADLSPARREAISAKAAELVRGVRAGSTRHLMESFLAEYGLSTSEGVALMCLAEALLRVPDAETMDDLIADKIAPHDWSAHSGESASIFVNASTWALMLTGRVLDEEGSGIEATLRSMVRRLGEPVIRTAVAAAMREMGEQFVLGRTIGEALKRGRSLTAKGYTYSYDMLGEAARTDADALRYFQAYRDAIASLKGEAKSGDIRANPGISVKLSAIHARYEATQRETMLPVMTERLLLLAQDAEAARMGLNIDAEEADRLDISLDVIEHVLADPSLEGWDGFGVVVQAYGRRAPFIIDWLHALAERLNRRIMVRLVKGAYWDTEIKRAQVMGLAGYPVFTRKANTDVSYIACARKLLSLTDRIYPQFATHNAHTAAAILAMAQDKQSFEFQRLHGMGDSLHEIIRRREGTRCRIYAPVGAHEDLLAYLVRRLLENGANSSFVHQIVDEEVSAEEIARDPFGMVETQGSAANPAIPAPQLVFGPQRLNSKGWDITDPTTLGEIGAARRPFQSPHRWEARPVTRAAGEGATRTIVNPARTSEIVGAVTDASPEQASEAVGLALAAQPTWAARPVAERADILRRIADLYEDHAGEFFALCTREAGKTLADGIAEVREAVDFLRYYANEAVRAEEGTEARGVIACISPWNFPLAIFTGQIAAALTTGNAVVAKPAEQTCLIAARAVALMHEAGVPEDVLHLLPGDGPSVGAPLTADPRIAGVCFTGSTEVARLIERQLAKTAAPDAMLIAETGGLNAMIVDSTALPEQAVRDILASAFQSAGQRCSALRILYVQKDVEARMTKMLKGAMQALVVGDPWLISTDVGPVIDNEALSGISAYCEEMEERGRLIARIEKPEGGRFVAPAAFQVSGIEEIEREVFGPVLHVATFEAEDLGKVISQINRRGYGLTFGLHTRIDARVQEIVDGVHVGNIYVNRNQIGAVVGSQPFGGEGLSGTGPKAGGPLYLRRFRRGKAGARAVPSNAPAIDGERFVQAFPDAQGSGWAVRTDRIVVLRKTLRGRWPEVLAAASAVDLGPVDLPGPTGEANSLQLAPRGRVLCLGADDEILAAQVIQALAAGNAVLAVAQNAQATLQPLLKAGLPLAALDGAVAPETLETLSVDLVAAAGGEEWLAALRRALAAREGQIVPLVTELLYPAAYVHERSVCVDTTAAGGNASLLAAA